In Panicum virgatum strain AP13 chromosome 5K, P.virgatum_v5, whole genome shotgun sequence, the genomic window CGCGTCCTCGGCCGTCGACACGCGTCCCCGCCGCCAGGCTCCAAGAAGCGCAGGCCGCCTGCTATTTCTCCGCGCTCCACCCAGGCAACCGTCCACGCCCCGCTTCCGTGGCCCGCCCGCTGCGGCGCCTGCGCTCCTCGTGCAGCGTGCGTGCCCGGTGGCCGCGCCGCGCAGGCGTTTGGTTAACGTCCCCAAGCCGGTCAACGTCAAGTTGTGAGAAGTGCTCATTGTCGCGGCTTTCACGAAAAGTTAACCCTAACCGTTGCCCAAAGTGCTCTGCTATCAGCCTATCACCATCGTACATGTATGTGCGCACTATAATATGACCGATCTAGGCTAATACAATATGAAAACTTGTGTAAGCTACGTACTGACACTATAgttaaagtaaaaaaaaacagaaaggaATTCATTCCTAatgatttctttccttttctactGGTTGGGTTTCAAAGTGCTCGATATGGTCTCGCAGTTCATTTTTTATATCATTGTGTATGCAGCTATAAGGGGCAGTTTGGCACGGCTTCACCCGAAACAGCTATTCACTAAAGTTTTTAATGAATCATGGGTTCAGAAACTTGCTCTTGGTTCATTCTTCTCCGGTATCATCCAAGGAGATAGGGAATCAAGGGAGATAGGAATGATTTGAGTATGTTTGGTTCCAGTGGTGATGGTAATGGGTTAATCGAGGCTGGTTGGAGCTGGATATACGAAAGCGAGGCCACCGCAACGACGAGCTGAGCCACCAGTCGCCACGCCAGCCATAGCCCTGCTGAGCCACTAGTCGCCACGCCAGCCCTAGCCTCAACCATCCGAATAGGCTGAATAACAAAGCAGCTTGTTCGTGTCAACTCTACGACTCTCACCATCGATAATGCACATGAAAAATCTATGGCTCAACTTTTTCCAAGAATAAAACTTTGTTTGAGATGCATTGAAATTAACTATACTCATCAAAACACTAACAATTGTTCTATATATCAAAATTATCTATACTCATCAAAACACCTAGAAAAGGAAAAGTTGCTAAACAAAAATATTGTTCTATCTATCTAACTGGGGTGTGGGCCGCGTGGGCCGTGCATGCGTATACGATAGCCTTGGACATGAGTTTGTGATTTGCTCTCTAAAGAGACATAAAGGCTCTTAGCAATTGGCTTAAAAAAAAGGCTGTTAACGGTTTTTTCGAATCCTGAGGCCCATTTTTTTCCCCGCTTGTCATAAAGTTTTTCAATCTCAAGGCCCAATTCTTTCGCGCTCGATCCAAAGTTTTTGAATCTTAAAGCCCAATTCTTTCCCGCTCAATATGGAACTTTATTGTACGTGAATATGAATATAGAAGATTGCAATCTCGTAAATGAGGCAAAGCGCGGCTCATGTTTCTCATAACCTATCATTTCGTGGTCGTCATTGACAATGTGGCTGCATAACTATTTTCCTTAATTGTTAATAGGCATTTTGAACCATGTTTGAACATTTCGTCGGTAGAAACAACCTAGCTAAATggggattttttttagaatCCATTAATGTATGTTAACCTAAAATctacttgaattttttttggtaAAATACTTGAAACCTATTGATGCATCAAATGAATATCACATTAGAAGCTATTATGCTATGTCGAGCAATGCTTTTAAGAAATTCATGAAATGCTTAGCTGCTCAGTTAGTATGCACTGATTTTACCACTAAAAGTTTTGAGAGACAACCGATTGCCTAAGTTTGAACATTCTCAGGCGCAGGCTTGTGCTGTGCACTCAACAGCTGGCGTTCAAAAGCACCTGAATCTTTTGCACATTGGCAGGTGGATTCGGCGTGCTCCTACCAATTCACTCCTACCAGTCAACGACATGCCTCCACCGATCGTCTTCCTTCTCCCCTCCACGTCGCCCGAAAGGAACCAGACGGTGCCGGGCCGTCGGCTGCGCCATCTGCCCGCAGGCACGCACGCCTTCGCCTACggacagctgggccccaccgcctcgcTTCCCTGATCCGCCTCGACCGGTCCACGAGAGCCGCGCGCACCACCACCGGCTTCCTCGGCACGTGAGATCGAAAGCCGCCGCCATCGCGAGCGCCACGCGAGTCCACGTCCAGGCCCCGCGACACCCACGTCAGGATACCCATCCCGCCGGGCCGTCCTCCTGTCGCGCATCCGCGCCATGCAGCGCCGATCCGACGGCtgcccgccgcggccgggggCTATTTAAAGCCGCCCCGACCCCACCCCTTGCTCACTTGTCTTGCGCTCCTTCCGCTACCGCTAGTGTAGAAGAGGAGGATGAGCACCGGAGAGGCCAGCGCGCAGGATCATGGCGTGCCCGTGCCCGAGCCAGCGGCTCTCCTTCCGCTAGTAGCagtagtagataagaaggagaTGAGTAGCAGTGAGACGAGCGCGCAAGATCATGGCGTGCCCGTGCCCGTGGCCGAGCCTCAGCCTCCCGCAGCCGAGACCGAGGCCACGAGGATGGCCGCCCTGGCGGCGCGCCGTGctaggcgccggcggcgggagatTTACCTGATGAACGGCATGGCGTCCTCGGGCGATGGGGAGAACGCGTGGGCCAAGAGGGCTCGCCTGGCGCCCGGCGCCTCCGCGTCCGCGGGGTCGGCCAAGGTGGCGCCGGAGCCGCAGCAGGGGTCCGCGGCAgccacggcggtggcggtgtgGCCGAAGAGCCTGTCGCACGGCGTGCAGTCCGtgatcgggcggcggcggcgcatggaaGACAAGGTTGCCAtcgcggcgccgctgctgggggcggccgcggcgggggaggagaaGGGCGGCGGCTGGGCGCCGGAGTTCTTCGCGGTGTACGACGGGCACGGCGCGGCGTGTGTGGCGGAGGCGTGCCAGGCGCGTCTGCACGTGGTGCTcgcggaggagctggcgcgcCTGCACCtggcgaacggcggcggcggtgacgccgccgccgcgcggtggAGGGAGGCCATGGTGGCCGCCTTCGCCCGCGTGGACGACGAGGTCGCCGCCGTCCAGATAGCGACCAAGGACAGCACCAGCGCGGAACCGCACGGCTccacggccgtggcggcggtggtggagcccCGCCGCATCGTGGTCGCCAACTGCGGCGACTGCCGCGCCGTGCTCTGCCGCGGCGGCATCGCCGTGCCGCTCTCCACCGACCACAAGGTAACTCACGACAACCAGTGTGCCCAGCTCACGCCACGCGCTCCATTTTATTACCCCGCCCCACCAAAACAAGCTCAggtagggggcggcggcgagctggtaGCTCGCCAAGTGCCCCCCAAATCCGCACTAGTTTTAGACCCGGCTGCGAATTAGGGAGTGCATCGCCTCTGACGCACGCGTCGACGTCGCcgtcatccccccccccccccccccccccccctcttccaGCGGGGCATCACGCACGCAGGtggcgcgcgccggccggccgcaaaGCCAGGAGGCTTTTATTCTGGCGCGGTGTCGAAGCATGGGCGCTCGCCTGACCTCGACCCTGCCGCAGGTTGGTTTcaccagccagcagccagcagccagcagccagcagccagcagccagcagcgtTTCTCGCTTTGGGCAAGGGCGCCCCCGCACGGCTAGCCCCCGGGTGCCTTCCCTTGTATCGCTGCGCCAAACTGGCCAGGGGTTTGTTACGGTAGTCGGTAGACGCCAAGCGGCGGGCGGGGTGGCCTACACCTGGCCGGGGGGCCCTAGTCACGCGGCGGAGCTGGCGACACGTCGGGCGCGGGGTGGAGTTCCCCATTGGGCCAAGCCAACGGTGCCCCGAGGCCGAGGGGGCGGGCGTGCCCGGCCGAACGGGGCCCCGGCGTAAAGCGAGCTCCACTGCATCTGGCATGCATTCTGTGCGTGCCTGGCTATCTGTGATGGGCTTTCCTTTTGCACAGGGAAAGGATGCTTGCCCAGGCCATTTCAGTTTACCAAACCGGGAAGAGATGGATCCCCTTGTCCCGTATACAGATCTCGTGTACAGATGCCTGAAACGATTTAAGGATCCATTAACAGAACGATTTGGGCTCAGTATTATTTGCCTCCAGCTCATGCGGCGCTGAGTGTCGCTGCCGTTTCACTAGCGAGCAGAGTTGTTAGTGCTGCACTGCTTTTAACCGGGCCAGGCCATTACTGGTTACCACTTTTAACTGGTCTCTGCAGACACAGCTCGACTTCGTTTCTGACTTGAGAGCTCCTACCTCCTGTGGGGCTGTGACCTCGTCGCCTGTCTCTGTCCAACATACACGCTCGACTGCTCTCTTGCAGACTGAAACCGCAAAGGTTCCATTGCAGTAATCGGATCGTGCTATCAGTTCAGCGGGGTAGCTGTGTGCACTACATGCAGCAAGAGAGAGAAGCCTTTTGTTTCCATTTCGCTAGTTAGCTTGGTTCAGTCCCCGTGATTAGTACTGACATCTGCTCCATTAGTTTCTTTCAAAGCTTCCGATGGGAGCAGCTTTGTTTTCAGTTCCCTGAATCTACTACTATTTCAAGTACTACTTTAGTTTACCTATATGTCGTATCTCTTGGTAAAGTTGGGTGCTTTTGCGTCTCTCAGGTCTCAGCAAAGCATTTCTTCGATTGTTATGCACAGTTACATTTATCGCTGTAAACTGCGCATGTCCTTGGTTCAACTGTTTGTGGTAAACATGGTACAATGCTAGCACCTTTTAGTCATTACTAATTATTGTGCTTCAAACATGCCACATAGGATGCTTCACCATTCAATCTGACATCTTCTAGGTGAGGTTTTTAGtcttttattatgtcttatttaTACCAATGTCCTTAAATATTAGGTCGATCGATCAATCTAAAAAAAAGACTAGAGTACTAGTGTTTGATGCAGAAGGCTTCTGCGGCGAATGTTGACAGttggttttgaaaaaaaaaggcgGAATCTAATAAATCGCGCTCTAAGTTCTGCAATGTCTACTTATTTAAGTCCAGGTATCAAGTTAGTCAAAGCAATGTGTATTTTGTTTGCCGATGCAGTGCACTGTTGAATTACTCTATATCGTGGTTAACTTTTAGATTTCCTTTCCTATTACTGTACTTGTTTTACAGTTTCAGATTTGTCTCACACGTATTGTTTGTCACAGGGTAATAATGCTAATGAAACTTTGTTTTACATGTACAGCCAGAGCGCCCGGATGAGCTGGAAAGGATAGAAGCAGCAGGTGGCCAGATCATCTACTGGCATGGGCCCCGTGTCATGGGGGTGCTTGCAATGTCAAGGTCAATTGGTACGATGATGCATGCCTCCTTATTTTCTTCTTATATATACGTTGTCCATGTGAGCCAAGATTGACAATCAGCATATATATACTACTAGCTAAGCTAGAGTATCAACTGTTACAATGGCAGTAGCTTTGGTAAGGAAAAATAATGAAAATTTTCTGAATAATGtctactccatccgttccaaattataggtcgtttgacttttctgacaccaagtttgaccactcatcttattcaaaaaatttatgcaaatatagtcaaatttaaaccattcttcaagaatttgtattaataaagcaagccacaacaaaagaagtgatgttttgcacaaatttttgaataagatcagtggtcaaacttggagttgaaaaaatcaaacgacctacgatttggaacggagggagtaatatatAACCATGCATGTTATCACTCGCTCGGatcatttttgaaattttctgcAATGCAATGCTCTGTGCACCCTGAACCCTAGTGCCCAATAAGCCAAGCTGCACCAGTAGTGAACGAAGTACTACAAAATTAAACCTCACTTGCACTAGATGAGATGCGAAGCCATATGTGGACTTGTGACTAATCCGAAACATACCGCCATGCATGTCCCCATTTAGATAAAACTTAATTTTGCTATATCTGGATCGATCACTGTAGGTATTTAATTTCTTCTTTTGCCTGCCATTTCAGGAGACTATTTCATGAAGCCATTCATGTCAGCTGAGCCGGAGGTGACGGTGACGGACCGCACGGACACCGACGAGTTCATCATCCTGGCGAGCGACGGGCTGTGGGAAGTCATGTCCAACGAGTTCGCCTGCAAGGTGGCGAGGTACTGCCTGAGCGGGCGCGCGGCCGCCAAGTGCCCCGCGACGGTCGGCGGGAGCTcggccggcgacgccgccgcgctgctggtggagatggcggcggcgcggggcagcgCTGACAACATCAGCGTCGTGGTCGTCGAGCTCAGCCGCCTGGCGTGGAGGAAGAAGCAGGCTAGCGGCCAGCAGAACGGCAGGACGTAGCCTGAAGGCGTCCCCTCCGGCTCGTCGCGATATATATACAAGCATGCATGGCGACGGAGcgagggagaaaaaaaaagaaaggaaaattcgCAGTATGACGGGACGAAAGTGTGAACAAAAAAGAAGGGCTTTGAGAGCTGCTGCTCCTATGCTGTGATCTGAGAGTGTGTGTAGGAGCTAAATACTCGTAGCTAGCCCGTGCCGTTGTATTATGCATTGGTTCTTCGACAAACATGCATGTGGCATTCCGGCTGATGGAAAGCATAATTATGCATGAGATGTTTTTTACTAATTCTGATCATCTCGTTCATGTCAGATTACTATCCTGCTGTTTTTGCTGAAGCAGAGATGTTAGTTTTGGCTGTCAGACTTGCAGTTAGCATCTTCGACGTACTCTTCGTCAGGCAGTGTCGAGAGTCATAGCGCTAGGCCCTTTCCTTGAGAAAGTGCAATCGTAGATGAAGATTGAAGGGCTCGAAATCCCCCGGCTTCTCAACAAGACGTTGCCAGGACAGCTACCACTCACCAGAGAGCTTCAATTCGCTGCGCTTCTGAACACATTGGATGGTTGCCTTTGTAAACATCAGTGGTTTGCTCATGACGTGATGATGTGTCTGAACACCAAAATGCTCACTTTGTACTTTAATTTGTAGTATCCAATTTATAGGAGTTATTGCACGATAAATGGGTCGGGTCCGAAGCATGCACCACTGCCCACTGCAATCCTATATAAAAAGTTGAGAAAAGAAAACTGTTTAGATCAGAGTTCGATCACTAGGAGCCTTTTTTCtaggtctatatatatatatatatatatatatatatatatatatatatatatatatatataaacaaaaCGTGGCCTGAGAGGGATATAGGTTTCCAAAGTTTTCAACAATGATGTGTTCTAGTATAATTATGCcattaaaaaaaacttgacccGCGGGGGAAATTAAGACCGGCCCAGGGCATTGTATTTAATTCCGCCATTTAGAGCTAGATGTACATGCATGTTCTGCAAGCGTATAGGTACTCAGGGGAAGAATTTCTGCTTATTGGGGAAGAAAGGGTGTGATAATGTTCCGTGCTCACATTTGAAACTAGGGCTATGCATAATCCTCAAatgaggaaaaaaaataaaatctcaATTATTCAAATACAAAAGGGATCAGGAATGTGTATTTCCGACATGTACATGTATGCACTACTACTCTTTGTAAGAAGACGCACCATGGTCTCCAAAAATCAGTTGCTCTCCTGTTCCTAGCTATCCTGACAAACCGATGAAACTTCCATTTGCACGTGAGACTCCACGAGAATTTTTCCATCGATAGCCCTACTGCTGGTCGCTACCTGTGGACGCCGGGCCTTCCTGCGCCGCCGGCTTCTGCACCCGCACGCCGATGTCGATACCAAAGAGAAGCACTCTGCCCACCACGGCCGGCCCAAGTGCAGGCTCGGGGGTTCTAACTTCTCTCCACGGCCGGCGCCGCAGGCGATGCCCCGTCCGCGTTCGCGCCGGCCGGCAGCGCGAGCGTGAGGGCCGGTGGCGGTGGAGTGGGCTGGATGAGGCGCGGCTTCTTGTTGGGCACGATCGGCGGGCCCGCGTAGTGCTTCCTCATGTGGCCGCCGAGCTGTACCCCCGCGGGGAACGCCGCGCCGCAGACCTTGCACACGTGCGCCGCCGTCTCCAGCTTGGCGTTGGGGCGGCACGCGACGGCGCCGTCCTCGAGcaccccctcctcca contains:
- the LOC120710035 gene encoding probable protein phosphatase 2C 8, yielding MSSSETSAQDHGVPVPVAEPQPPAAETEATRMAALAARRARRRRREIYLMNGMASSGDGENAWAKRARLAPGASASAGSAKVAPEPQQGSAAATAVAVWPKSLSHGVQSVIGRRRRMEDKVAIAAPLLGAAAAGEEKGGGWAPEFFAVYDGHGAACVAEACQARLHVVLAEELARLHLANGGGGDAAAARWREAMVAAFARVDDEVAAVQIATKDSTSAEPHGSTAVAAVVEPRRIVVANCGDCRAVLCRGGIAVPLSTDHKPERPDELERIEAAGGQIIYWHGPRVMGVLAMSRSIGDYFMKPFMSAEPEVTVTDRTDTDEFIILASDGLWEVMSNEFACKVARYCLSGRAAAKCPATVGGSSAGDAAALLVEMAAARGSADNISVVVVELSRLAWRKKQASGQQNGRT